In the Pseudomonadota bacterium genome, CATGATCGGACCCTATGCCTATCTGGGCGGCGCCAGCTATCACCACGATCGGCTGGATATCCCGATCTCGCACCAAGGTCAGGACCTGAAGGGCGGCATCAAGGTGGGCTACGGGGCCTGGATAGGGGCACGCGCCGTCATCATGGACGGGGTCACCATCGGCCGAGATGCCATCGTTGCGACCAATGCCGTCGTGAACAAGGATGTCCCGGACTATGCCATCGTGGCCGGGGTCCCGGCGCGATTGCTTCGGACCCGACGGGCAGAGCCTGTGCAGGCCGAAGTAGAGTCCCCCGATCCCGCGATTAGATTAGATTGCGGCGGGCCGAGTGACCCGATGCCGGTGCTTGTCGAGGAGTACATCGTGCTAGGAGTAGATCGTGAATAAATCGACCCGACAACGGCTGTTTTTCCTGGGCAGGCTCGCGCTGGGCATGGCGCTCCTCGCCGCGCCAAGCTCATGCAGTTCCACGACCACGTGAGCTATTTCAAGGATAAGCCGGTCCTGGTGGGCGATGCTCTATTCGTTTACCTTCCATTTCCTGGCGGCGGTCAATGTCTATGTGGCGTGCCTGGTGCTCGCGGTTCCCTTGGACCTCTACGATGCCGTGGTACTCACCCCCATCGTCCTCTTGGTCTCGTCCGTGCCGTTGAGCGTGAACGGGCTGGGGGTCTGGGAGTGGGCGTTCAGCGTGTTATCTGGTGCAGGCGGGTGTGCCGATGGACCAGGGGCTCGCGGTCGCGCTGCTCCTGCGCGCCAAGAACCTCCTGCTTTCGCTCGTCGGTGGGGTCTTGTTCCTGTTCGAGCGCACCGCCGCGCCGGCCCCCGCCGAGGCCGAGGGGCATGCGCGCTAGTCTAGCTAAGCCCCGTTCTGGCTGACCGTGAGATCGGGCGTGAGCGACAGCCGCCGGATCAACTGCCGCAGGAAGACCTTGATGAAACACAGCTGGCAGTCCTTGGAGGTCTGCTCCAGGACCGTGGCGCTGATCTTGAGTAAGGACACATGCGCGGCGGCGATGATCGAGGCCGTGCGTTTGGCCCTGCTGAAATAGCCCATCTCACCGAAGCAATCGCCGGGGCCGAGCGCGCCCACCACGCGCCCGCCGCGCTCCACGCGCACCATACCGGTGATGACCACGTAGAACGAATTATCGATCTCGCCCTCGACGAAGATCCCCTCACCGGAAGCGAATTCCTGCCACAGGCTGGCGCGGATGATCTCCCACATCTGGTCATCGGTGAACTCGTGGAAGAAGCCCAGGGATCGGGCCTCGTTGAAGCGCTCGTGCAGGCCGACCTCGTCCTGCGGGCTGCCCAGGTGGCCGAACGCACCGGCCAGATCGGAGGCGAGGTCCAGTCCGGTCTTGTAGCGCCGGCGCGGGTCCTTCTCCATGGCGCGGCGGACTACCCGTTCGAGGACCTCCGGGACATCCGAACGATGCTGCGCCATGGGCGGTGCGTCTTCGTTGACGATGCGGTACACGAGTTCCGAGAAGCACCCGTCGTAAAACGGGTGGCGTCCCGTCAGGCATTCGTACATGACGACGCCGAGCGAGAAGAGATCGGTCTGATGGGTGATCGGATCGTCCTGCACCTGCTCGGGCGACATATAACCGGGGGAGCCCGCGAACTGCATAGCCGCGGTGCCCGATCCGGCGCCGCGCTCCAGGCGGGCGATGCCGAAATCGCCGATCTTGGCCTCACCGTCCTCCGCGAGCAGGATGTTCGAAGGCTTGATGTCGCGGTGGATCACCCCTTGGCGGTGGGCATACTCCAGCGCACGTGCCGATTGGAAGGCGGCCTCGACGACCCGCTCGACGGGCAGGAGCTGATCCGCTTGCGCGTAGGGCTGGAGGGTAGCGCCGTGGCTCACGTATTCCATGACGATGTAACAGCGATCACCGTGCACGCCCGCATCGAAGACCTGCACGATGTTCGGGTGCCGCAAGCCTCCTGCGGTCTGCGCCTCGCGGAAAAACCGACGGCGAAACCGCTCGGCCAGATCGCGGCTGGTGGGGAGGCGTTTGAGGGCCATCTTGAGGGCGACCGGCCGATCGATGTAGGGGTCGTGGCCCTCATAGACGATGGCCGTGGTGCTGCGGCCGACCTCACGCAGGACCTCGTATTTGCCGAGTCTCGGATGCTCGGTCGGTGGGCTCCGTGGGGTCTTGCTCATCGGGGTAGTCACTCCCGGTCACCGGGCTCGCGTCACGATTGGTAGACGCCTGTGCGCGGCCGGACCATAATTGGCCGATGATACGGGGGGTACTTGGGGAATGATAATACGCGGAAGGGGCGCTGGCCACGCAGCGCTGCTATCGCGCTCCGGAAGCCGTTCCCCACTCCATTCCGGATCCAACGATCAGCCGGGCGCGCAGCAGGTTTTTTCACGAACGCTGAGCCGTCGAAGCTGCCCCCGGATATGAAGGCGGGGCTGGCCGGTGTCAAACCGATGCTCGTGTCTCTGGGCGTGCTGCTCCTGGGTTTCCTGTTCCTGCTCCCCGAGCGCTGCACAGTGAACATGGCGTTCCTGCGTCAAGATACGCCGGCGCAGGCCGAGTTGCGCGAGCGGATCAAGCTCCCCCCGGGCTTTTCCATCGCGGTCTATGCGTCGGATCTGCCGGGGGTTCGCGTGCTGCGCTTTACCGAGGCGGGGGACCTGCTCGCGAGTCTGCCCGAAGCGGGCAGCATCGTGCTCCTCGAACGGGACCGCAACGGGGATGGACGGCCCGACGGTCGTCGCGAGTTGCTCGGCGGGCTCAGGCGCCCGCACGGTATCGAGGTCTTCGAGGACACGCTCTACGTCGCCGAGACCGACGCCGTCGGCCACGCCCGCTTCGATGCTCGAAGCGGCCAGACCGTCGGCGAGTATCGGCGCGTCGTTCGGGACCTACCGGCGGGCGGCAATCACTGGTCTCGCAGCGTGCGCTTCGGTCCCGATGGGCTCATGTACGTGACGGTGGGCTCGAGTTGCAATGTCTGTATCGAGGACCACCCGTGGCGGGCGGCGATGCTCCGTTTCCGGGCGGATGGTAGCGGCGCCGAGATCTACGCCACCGGCCTGCGCAATACGGTGGCCTTCGATTGGTGGTCGGGCGCCGGCGGGCCGGCGGGTGGCGTCCTCTATGGCGCCGACATCGGTCGCGATCTCCTGGGTGACGATGTCCCGCCCGACGAGCTCAACGGCATCGAGCGCGGCGGTTTTTACGGCTGGCCCTACGCCTATGGCGACCGGGTCCCGGACCCCGATTTCGACCCGCCAAATGTTGATCGCATCGCCGGCAGTCTGACCCCGGTCCATCGCTTTGCGGCGCACAGCTCCCCGACCGGAATGATCTTCCTGCGTGGCAGGGGATTGCCGGCGGACTATCGGGGCGCGGCGCTCGTCGCGCTACACGGATCGTGGAACCGCACGGAGAAACAGGGCTACGAGGTCGTGTCGCTGCACTTTACCGACGATGGCAGGATCAGCGAGCGTAAGTTCGCGACCGGTTTCGAGGTAGACGAGGATGTCATTGGCCGCCCGAGTGACGTGGCCGAGGGACCAGACGGGGCGATCTATATCTCGGACGATTTCACCGGCAGCATCTACCGCATCAGCTTCGGCGGTCCGTGAGCGGTTTGCCGGTGCGTGCACCGGCAAGACCCCGGACGCGGGTCACGTTCGCATACTGCCGGTTGTTACCCGCGTCCGTGGATCGACGCTCGTTTGCCGGTGGCCCCTGAGGCTTGCTTTTAAAGCGCCCGAGGAGCTTCGTTCCTGCCTCTCGCACCTCTTGCCGGTGCGAGAGGCAGGAAGAGGCAGTCGCCGTCACACCGAACCTTCTTCCCCGTCGTCGAGACGGGGGACCGGGCTTCACTCGCGCCTGTCCGATAATGCTTCGACTCGCTTCGCGAGTCGCTTCACGAGCTTCTTGAGGTTTTTCCGCACCGCCCCTTCGAGCGCCGCCCGCGCGCGGGTGAGCCCGTAGAGCCCCTCGCCGAGGTCCGCGTCGTAGACCGTCAGGATGCGGTCCTCCCAGAGTTTCTTCTGCGACCAGGCCTCGATCAGGCGATAGCGGGCGTGGAGCACCGCGGTCATCTTGAGCCCCGGGATCAGCTCCTGGGTGATCACCTCGGGGTACAGGAGGTAATCGGCGTTCTGGTCGACCAACGCCGCCCGAAATAGGCCCGCGCCCTCCAGGGCGAGATGGAGGGCTTTACGAAAACCGGCGTCACCGAGGCTCGGCTCAATGAAGAGGTTGGTGTCCTCACCCCCTTGGGCACGGATGATGGCGACGGTCTTGTCGCTGCCTGTGGGCAATGATTCCGGGGGCTCCGGGACCATGGCGGTGACCTCCGGATCCCTGGCGCAGGCGGCCAGGTTGAGGCATGCCAGGATCAGTAGCCAGGCCGCGGGGCTCGGCGTCGAGGGAGGCACGCCATTCACCATTCCCCATTCCCCATTCAGGAGCCAGGCCGCCGGGTCTCGAAATAGACGACCGCTAGGGCCGCGCGCTGTACACGACGACCGGTGAGGGACCGGGGTCGGCACCGTCGTACGCGAAGCGCAGGAGCGCGTCCTGGGCCACCGTTCCGGCCGCGGCATTGGGGTGGTTGATGATGCATACGACCACGGTCATGCGCCCGAATCGGTTCAGGACATAGCCGGCAATGGCCTTGACGCCCCGCAGGCTGCCGGTCTTGATGTGCGCCCTGCCCTTCAAGGGCGTATGCCGCAGGCGCTTGCGCATCGTGCCGTCCACCCCGACCAGCGGCAGCGAGGCGATGAACTCCGGCATCACGGGGCTCGCGTAGGCGTATAGCAGCATGTGGCCGAGCGCGCTGGTCGCTATCTGCTCGATGCGCGACAAGCCCGAGCCGTTCTCCATCACCAGGCCCTCGGTATCGACGCCGCGTTTGTAGAACCACCCCTGGATGCCATCGAAGGCCTTGGACGGGCTTGCCGGCGGGCCCCGGATCTCGGCCCCTAAGGTCAGGAAGAGCTGGCGGGCCATCACGTTGTTGCTGTCCTTGTTGATGTCCCGGACTACCTCGACCACGGTGGGCGATTCGGACAAAGCCAGGCGCTCGGCCCCGTGTGGCACCCGGCCTTCGCGCAGACCGCCCTGGAGCTGGCCGCCCAGCTCGCCCCATAGCTGCCGGAACACGCCGTAGACGTATTGGGCGTGGCTCAGGAGCGAGGCCTCGTATACCGCCTTCCCGCAGGCCAGCGGATAGGCACCGCTGGCCGTGATGCGGGCGCTCGCGGCATCGCTGTGGAACCGTACCCCGAACTTGGAGTTGCGCATCCGGCAGGGTCCGCGGGTGGGGGTCAGCTGGTTCAGGACCTCGATTTGGACGGGCCTGGGATCGGTCACGACCTGCACCAATCCCTTGCCCTTGGGCAGGACCTGCACCTGGATGGATTTGGAGTTGAGCAGGAGCGCCGTGGGGATGGTGTTGTAGAGGCGGAAAGGCGCGCCATCGAAGCTGACCGGAAAGCGGTCCTCGACGGCGAAATAGCCGTGGTCCAGGACCAGATCGCCGCGGATCTCCCGGATCCCCCCTTGCCTCAGACCCCGTAACAACAGCCAGAAACGCTCCAGGCTCAGCTTGGGATCGCCATAGCCCTTGATGATGAGGTCGCCCTGCAGCACGTCCCCGCGCTGGACCCCGGTGCGGTAGACCTCGGTCTTCCAGGTGTAGGTCGGACCGAGGGCCTCGAGACCGGCGAAGGTGGTCACGAGCTTCATGGTGGAGGCGGGGTTCATGGGCCGGTCGGCCTGCCAGGCGATCAACGGTTCGCTATTCCCCGTCTCCTGCACCAGGACCCCGACATGGGTCAGAGGGATGCGCGCCCGCTTGAAGGCCTGAAGGACCGGAGCCGGAAGCTTGGCGCCGGGACGAGCGTAGGTGGGGAGGGCGATCGCACCCAGCAGCGTGGCCAGCAGCAGGACGACCCGTGGTGACACGGACTGTGCAGGGCGGAAGTACGATGGGCGCATGGATCGCTCCGAGCCCGGCGACAGGACGTTGGGCATGCGTGCTTGGACCCCGAAGACTTCTGGTTCTGGCCGGCGCCCTCGAGGGTAGGCCATGGCCGCGCGCCATCATAGCCGGGGTCGATGCCGAGGGGAACAGGCTCTGCGCGCCCATCCGAAAGTGGACGGGATCGAGTGGTCGCGGGATCGAGCCGCTAGCCCCCGGCCCAGGGCCGGGGTCGCCATCGGGTTGAGCTCAGGCGGGGGACGGATGCCAGCCGGCGTCGGCCCATAGTTCCCCGCTCACCGCCGAGTTCTGCACCATGAAGCAGATGGCGTCGGCGATCTCCTCGGGCCGGATGAGGCGGCCGAGCTGGGTCTCGGGAAGGATGTACTTCTGGATATAGTCTTCGCCGAGTGCCCGCACCATGGGCGTATCGGTGAACCCCGGGTGGATCACCCCGCAGCGCACGCCGTGGAAGATGGCCTCTTTCATGAGCGTGGCCGCGGCGCCCTCCAGGCCCGCCTTGGAGCAGGCGTAGGCGATCTGCCCCTTGTTGCCCTGGGAAGAGATCGAGCCGATGAAGATGATCACGCCCTGCATGCCCTCGTTGGCGTTCCAGCGCTTGAGCCCGAGCCGGTGGCGGGATTCCGCATGTCGCGCCACCATCTCGAGCGACCAGTACACCGGGGCGATCAGATCGACCTCGGTCACCAGGCGGAAGGTGTCGAGGGGATAGATTTCCGCGCGGCCCGTTTCCTTGTTGATCCGCACCGCCAGGGCGTCGCGGGTGATCCCGGCCGCCGGTACGCAGATGTTCACGAGGCCCAATGTCTCCGCGATCTCCTCATAGACCCGGCGACGGAACTCTTCGTCGATGGCATTCCCGAGGAACGGGTGGCCGACCTTCCGGCCCGCCTCCTGGTCTAGCTGTGCGGCGATCTCGGCGACCCGATCGCTCTGATCGACCAGCGCCACCGCCTTCGCGCCACGCCTTGCCAGTTCGCGCGCCACAGCGTTGCCGATGCCGCTGGCGCCGCCCGTCACGAGCGCTACTTTGCCTTGTATGTCCATGGGTCTCTCCGCAATGAGGTGGTCGTCCGCCGCGCTCGGGGAAGCACGCCCGTCGGGCGCGGCGCTGTGCATCGTAACGGGCATTGTAACCCGCGATTGATGCGCTGCAATACGGGGGCCGGTCCCGAGTGCGGGGGCCGGCCGGGGAGCCGGTCGGCTAGACCGGCCGGTGTGGCTCTGCGGATCGGTGGCGATCGGCCTCTTGTGTCCCGGGTACGGGGAGCATGGCCGGGCCGGACGCGAGACCCCGCAGCCATTCGACGAAACGCATCAAATGAGGTGCGAAGAACAGGGCCAGCATGTCGAGGAAACAATAACCGGCGGCGATCCCGCTCGGGGGATTGGCCTGCGGAAGCCCGCCCCAAGACGGCCAGTTCAGGGCCCACGCCCAGGTGCCCCAGTAGGTGCCCACCAACTCCAGATAGCTGGTCACGAAGAAGGCGCCGACGTACACGAGCGGCGAGCGGCCCAGCAGCACGAACGCAAAGAAGACGCAGAAGAGCGCCGCACCGCCGGCGTCCAGGCGCTCGGCGAAGGTCACACCCCACAGAGACCAGGCCGCGCCGATGAGGAGCGCGACCCGGGTGATCGAGGCGCCATAGCGTTCGAACAGCGGCGAGCGCGCCAGGACCACCGCCGTGAGGTAGACCATGCCGTGCCCCGGCGGGACATAGGCCGGGACGTTGTCGAAGCGATAGGTGTAGATGTGATAC is a window encoding:
- a CDS encoding serine/threonine-protein kinase encodes the protein MSKTPRSPPTEHPRLGKYEVLREVGRSTTAIVYEGHDPYIDRPVALKMALKRLPTSRDLAERFRRRFFREAQTAGGLRHPNIVQVFDAGVHGDRCYIVMEYVSHGATLQPYAQADQLLPVERVVEAAFQSARALEYAHRQGVIHRDIKPSNILLAEDGEAKIGDFGIARLERGAGSGTAAMQFAGSPGYMSPEQVQDDPITHQTDLFSLGVVMYECLTGRHPFYDGCFSELVYRIVNEDAPPMAQHRSDVPEVLERVVRRAMEKDPRRRYKTGLDLASDLAGAFGHLGSPQDEVGLHERFNEARSLGFFHEFTDDQMWEIIRASLWQEFASGEGIFVEGEIDNSFYVVITGMVRVERGGRVVGALGPGDCFGEMGYFSRAKRTASIIAAAHVSLLKISATVLEQTSKDCQLCFIKVFLRQLIRRLSLTPDLTVSQNGA
- a CDS encoding PQQ-dependent sugar dehydrogenase, which encodes MKAGLAGVKPMLVSLGVLLLGFLFLLPERCTVNMAFLRQDTPAQAELRERIKLPPGFSIAVYASDLPGVRVLRFTEAGDLLASLPEAGSIVLLERDRNGDGRPDGRRELLGGLRRPHGIEVFEDTLYVAETDAVGHARFDARSGQTVGEYRRVVRDLPAGGNHWSRSVRFGPDGLMYVTVGSSCNVCIEDHPWRAAMLRFRADGSGAEIYATGLRNTVAFDWWSGAGGPAGGVLYGADIGRDLLGDDVPPDELNGIERGGFYGWPYAYGDRVPDPDFDPPNVDRIAGSLTPVHRFAAHSSPTGMIFLRGRGLPADYRGAALVALHGSWNRTEKQGYEVVSLHFTDDGRISERKFATGFEVDEDVIGRPSDVAEGPDGAIYISDDFTGSIYRISFGGP
- the dacB gene encoding D-alanyl-D-alanine carboxypeptidase/D-alanyl-D-alanine-endopeptidase, producing the protein MRPSYFRPAQSVSPRVVLLLATLLGAIALPTYARPGAKLPAPVLQAFKRARIPLTHVGVLVQETGNSEPLIAWQADRPMNPASTMKLVTTFAGLEALGPTYTWKTEVYRTGVQRGDVLQGDLIIKGYGDPKLSLERFWLLLRGLRQGGIREIRGDLVLDHGYFAVEDRFPVSFDGAPFRLYNTIPTALLLNSKSIQVQVLPKGKGLVQVVTDPRPVQIEVLNQLTPTRGPCRMRNSKFGVRFHSDAASARITASGAYPLACGKAVYEASLLSHAQYVYGVFRQLWGELGGQLQGGLREGRVPHGAERLALSESPTVVEVVRDINKDSNNVMARQLFLTLGAEIRGPPASPSKAFDGIQGWFYKRGVDTEGLVMENGSGLSRIEQIATSALGHMLLYAYASPVMPEFIASLPLVGVDGTMRKRLRHTPLKGRAHIKTGSLRGVKAIAGYVLNRFGRMTVVVCIINHPNAAAGTVAQDALLRFAYDGADPGPSPVVVYSARP
- a CDS encoding SDR family NAD(P)-dependent oxidoreductase, with protein sequence MDIQGKVALVTGGASGIGNAVARELARRGAKAVALVDQSDRVAEIAAQLDQEAGRKVGHPFLGNAIDEEFRRRVYEEIAETLGLVNICVPAAGITRDALAVRINKETGRAEIYPLDTFRLVTEVDLIAPVYWSLEMVARHAESRHRLGLKRWNANEGMQGVIIFIGSISSQGNKGQIAYACSKAGLEGAAATLMKEAIFHGVRCGVIHPGFTDTPMVRALGEDYIQKYILPETQLGRLIRPEEIADAICFMVQNSAVSGELWADAGWHPSPA